From Acinetobacter lwoffii, a single genomic window includes:
- a CDS encoding RBBP9/YdeN family alpha/beta hydrolase yields MKNIIKKVYIVPDYQATSNDHWYPWLSRQLKNAGFESKRIMLANPFQPDLEEWQQNLKLHIPQMDEHTFLVAHGLSCVSVLNFLQEHYIQQQRKIGGIILVSAFDTPLVAWSELNKILQAVRLDLKNLPYSYKRAVMLISSNDPYVPAPISLRLAHSLNAQIFEIKKAGHFNKADGFAEFPQLLDIIKQCLANELQNAAGL; encoded by the coding sequence GATTATCAGGCGACCTCCAATGATCACTGGTATCCTTGGCTGAGTCGCCAGCTTAAAAATGCCGGTTTTGAGTCCAAGCGGATTATGCTGGCCAACCCTTTTCAGCCTGATTTAGAAGAGTGGCAGCAGAATCTGAAACTGCACATTCCGCAGATGGATGAACATACCTTTTTAGTTGCACATGGCCTGAGTTGCGTCAGTGTTTTAAACTTTTTACAGGAACATTATATTCAGCAGCAACGCAAGATCGGCGGCATTATTCTGGTCTCGGCCTTTGATACGCCCTTGGTGGCCTGGTCAGAACTGAATAAAATACTGCAGGCCGTCCGGCTCGATTTGAAAAACTTACCCTATAGCTATAAACGTGCGGTGATGCTGATCTCCAGTAATGATCCCTATGTGCCTGCACCGATTTCCTTGCGTTTAGCACATAGCCTGAATGCACAAATTTTTGAGATCAAAAAAGCTGGACATTTTAACAAGGCTGATGGTTTTGCCGAATTCCCCCAATTGCTGGATATTATCAAACAGTGTCTGGCAAATGAGCTGCAAAATGCTGCAGGCCTTTAA
- a CDS encoding type III pantothenate kinase has product MKKLWLDIGNTRLKYWITEHDQIIEQAAELHLQSPADLLLGLIQHFKALGLHQVGLSCVQDKINNERILSILESLHIPVIFAQVQAEYAGLICGYDEPSQLGIDRWLQVLAVATQAHENYCVISCGTALTIDLAQGQQHLGGFILPNLYLQRDSLIQNTKGIKIPDAAFSELNPGRNTIDAVHHGILLGLLSTIEKVLHDFPAQLVLTGGDAPLFAQHLAQYQPRIEPDLLLKGLQHFAAHLPDTV; this is encoded by the coding sequence ATGAAAAAATTATGGTTGGATATCGGCAATACCCGGCTTAAATACTGGATTACCGAGCATGATCAGATTATTGAACAGGCAGCGGAATTACATTTACAGTCTCCTGCTGATTTGTTACTTGGCCTGATCCAGCATTTCAAAGCGCTGGGCTTGCATCAGGTAGGTCTATCCTGTGTGCAAGATAAAATCAATAATGAGCGCATTCTCAGCATTTTAGAAAGCCTGCATATTCCAGTGATTTTTGCTCAAGTACAGGCAGAATATGCAGGTCTGATCTGTGGTTATGATGAACCTTCTCAGCTGGGGATTGACCGCTGGTTACAGGTACTTGCTGTTGCGACTCAAGCGCATGAAAATTACTGTGTAATTAGTTGTGGTACGGCACTGACCATTGATTTGGCGCAAGGACAACAACATTTGGGTGGTTTTATTCTGCCGAATCTGTACTTGCAACGTGATTCCCTAATTCAGAATACCAAAGGCATTAAAATTCCGGATGCCGCTTTTTCTGAACTCAATCCTGGACGCAATACCATCGATGCTGTCCATCATGGCATCCTACTTGGTCTGCTGAGCACGATTGAGAAAGTACTACATGATTTTCCAGCACAGCTGGTTTTAACTGGTGGAGATGCCCCGCTATTTGCGCAGCATCTCGCTCAGTACCAGCCCCGGATTGAACCTGATCTCTTGCTTAAAGGCCTGCAGCATTTTGCAGCTCATTTGCCAGACACTGTTTGA
- a CDS encoding biotin--[acetyl-CoA-carboxylase] ligase, translating into MDVETRELQQRLSDAGQLPEVLLIKPITRSTNDDVRELATKGVQQVLVCSHVQTQGRGQRQRQWISPEGNIYLSTLLHTQKPIDGRLALEIALNILQMPSLQGLKLQVKWPNDLYSLHGKWGGILVEPISSTQVVVGVGLNIDPLPTELPDQQVSSLNELGLSHTSRVELIAQLYLAIQQAGQWFNYGSQNLAARFNRSAAFMQQTVEFTDVQGQYSGTFLGIQDDGAVKILTDQGIQTFYQGQLRLKNGR; encoded by the coding sequence ATGGATGTAGAAACTCGTGAACTGCAACAACGATTAAGCGATGCAGGCCAACTCCCGGAAGTATTACTCATCAAACCGATTACCAGATCGACCAATGATGATGTGCGCGAATTGGCAACGAAGGGGGTACAGCAGGTTCTGGTGTGCAGTCATGTGCAGACCCAAGGCCGTGGACAGCGTCAACGTCAGTGGATATCACCTGAAGGGAACATCTATTTAAGCACATTGCTGCATACACAAAAACCCATCGATGGTCGTCTGGCGCTGGAAATTGCGTTAAATATCCTGCAAATGCCCAGTCTGCAAGGGCTAAAATTACAAGTAAAATGGCCGAATGACCTGTATAGCCTGCACGGAAAATGGGGTGGTATTCTGGTCGAGCCGATTTCATCCACACAGGTGGTGGTCGGTGTCGGTTTAAATATCGATCCTCTGCCCACTGAACTTCCAGATCAGCAGGTTAGCTCCTTGAACGAGTTGGGATTATCGCATACCTCAAGAGTCGAACTGATTGCCCAGTTATATCTGGCGATTCAGCAAGCCGGGCAATGGTTTAATTATGGCAGTCAGAATCTGGCGGCGCGTTTTAATCGATCGGCTGCATTTATGCAACAAACGGTTGAATTTACCGATGTGCAAGGGCAATATTCCGGTACTTTTCTCGGGATTCAGGACGATGGTGCGGTCAAGATTTTGACCGATCAGGGAATCCAGACCTTTTATCAGGGACAGCTCCGCCTTAAAAATGGTAGATGA
- a CDS encoding sulfite exporter TauE/SafE family protein, whose product MELIIYLLIGAIAGFTAGLFGVGGGLIIVPILYIVFTQLQYDPSVIMHMAVGTSLATIIVTSISSVMAHHQRGAVLWPVFRNLAPGLVIGSFLGAGIADYLSGQGLQLLIGFFAVWVAFRMFRGAHIQIDPNQKLPSTPVQIAAGGGIGVASAIFGIGGGSLTVPFLNRCGIVMQKAVATSAACGLPIAVAGALGFIWFGKQAQVTVPNTIGYIHIYAFIGISMMSFFTAKLGAKVAHLLSPAVLKKCFAALLTTVGLYFIYQGFMA is encoded by the coding sequence ATGGAGTTAATCATATATTTATTGATTGGTGCAATTGCCGGATTCACCGCAGGCCTGTTTGGGGTCGGTGGTGGTTTGATTATTGTGCCGATCCTGTACATTGTTTTTACCCAGCTCCAGTACGATCCCAGCGTGATTATGCATATGGCGGTGGGTACTTCCCTGGCAACAATTATTGTGACTTCTATCAGTTCGGTGATGGCACATCATCAACGAGGGGCTGTACTATGGCCCGTATTTCGTAATCTGGCGCCAGGTCTGGTCATTGGCTCTTTCCTGGGTGCGGGGATTGCCGATTATTTATCTGGTCAGGGTTTGCAGTTGTTGATCGGTTTCTTTGCGGTCTGGGTGGCATTTAGAATGTTCAGGGGAGCACATATTCAGATCGATCCGAATCAAAAATTGCCTTCAACCCCGGTACAAATTGCTGCAGGTGGTGGAATCGGTGTGGCATCAGCGATCTTTGGGATTGGTGGGGGAAGTCTGACCGTTCCATTTCTGAATCGCTGTGGGATCGTGATGCAAAAGGCAGTAGCGACCTCTGCGGCTTGTGGATTACCGATTGCAGTCGCAGGTGCGTTGGGGTTTATCTGGTTCGGTAAACAGGCGCAGGTCACCGTGCCAAATACCATTGGCTATATTCATATTTATGCCTTTATTGGTATCAGCATGATGAGTTTTTTCACGGCCAAGCTGGGGGCAAAAGTGGCACATCTGCTTTCACCGGCCGTATTAAAAAAATGTTTTGCTGCACTACTGACTACCGTCGGCCTGTATTTTATTTATCAAGGTTTTATGGCCTGA